A genomic region of Mycobacterium sp. Aquia_213 contains the following coding sequences:
- a CDS encoding fasciclin domain-containing protein — protein MKVHTRIAATGFAAAGILGLGVSVSPSAAAADLVGPGCADYAAANPSGPASVDGMSGVPVAVAASNNPQLTTLTSALSGKLNPEVNLVDTLNSGQYTVFAPTDAAFSKLPESTIGQLKTNAAMLKSILTYHVVAGQLSPAKVDGTHATLQGANAMVTGQGNGLKVNNASVVCGGVPTANATVYMIDTVLMPPS, from the coding sequence ATGAAAGTTCACACACGAATTGCGGCAACCGGTTTCGCCGCCGCCGGAATCTTGGGCCTCGGAGTCAGTGTCTCGCCGAGCGCCGCGGCCGCCGATTTGGTCGGTCCGGGATGCGCGGACTACGCGGCGGCCAATCCCAGCGGCCCCGCCTCGGTGGACGGGATGTCGGGGGTCCCTGTCGCGGTCGCGGCGTCGAACAACCCCCAGCTCACCACACTGACCTCGGCGCTGTCGGGCAAGCTCAACCCGGAGGTGAATCTGGTCGACACCCTCAACAGCGGCCAGTACACCGTGTTCGCGCCGACTGACGCCGCGTTCAGCAAGCTTCCCGAATCCACTATCGGTCAGCTGAAGACGAATGCGGCCATGCTGAAGAGCATCCTGACCTACCACGTGGTTGCGGGCCAGCTGAGCCCGGCCAAGGTCGACGGCACCCACGCGACCCTGCAGGGCGCCAATGCGATGGTGACCGGTCAGGGCAACGGCCTGAAGGTCAACAACGCGAGCGTGGTGTGTGGCGGGGTGCCCACCGCGAACGCGACGGTGTACATGATCGACACGGTGCTGATGCCGCCGTCGTAG